A genomic stretch from Balaenoptera musculus isolate JJ_BM4_2016_0621 chromosome 9, mBalMus1.pri.v3, whole genome shotgun sequence includes:
- the GPR22 gene encoding G-protein coupled receptor 22 yields MCFSPILEINMQSESNITVRDDIDDINTNMYQPLSYPLSFQVSLTGFLMLEIVLGLGSNLTVLVLYCMKSNLINSVSNIITMNLHVLDVIICVGCIPLTIVILLLSLESNTALICCFHEACVSFTSVSTAINVFAITLDRYDISVKPANRILTMGRAVMLMISIWIFSFFSFLIPFIEVNFFSLQSGNTWENKTLLCVSTNEYYTELGMYYHLLVQIPIFFFTVIVMLITYTKILQALNIRIGTRFSTGQKKKARKKKTISLTTQHETTDMSQSSGGRNVVFGVRTSVSVIIALRRAMKRHRERRERQKRVFKMSLLIISTFLLCWTPISVLNTTILCLGPSDLLVKLRLCFLVMGYGTTIFHPLLYAFTRQKFQKVLKSKMKKRVVSIVEADPMPNNAVIHNSWIDPKRNKKITFEDSEIREKCLVPQVVTD; encoded by the coding sequence ATgtgtttttctcccattctggaaATCAACATGCAGTCTGAATCTAACATTACAGTGCGAGATGACATTGATGACATCAACACCAATATGTACCAACCACTATCATATCCATTAAGCTTTCAAGTGTCTCTCACCGGATTTCTTATGTTAGAAATTGTATTGGGACTTGGCAGCAACCTCACCGTACTGGTACTTTACTGCATGAAATCCAACTTAATCAACTCTGTCAGTAACATTATTACGATGAATCTTCATGTACTTGATGTAATCATTTGTGTGGGATGTATTCCTCTAACTATAGTTATCCTTCTGCTTTCACTGGAGAGTAACACTGCTCTCATCTGCTGTTTCCATGAGGCCTGTGTATCTTTTACAAGTGTCTCAACAGCAATCAACGTTTTTGCTATCACTTTGGACAGATATGACATCTCTGTAAAGCCTGCAAACCGAATTCTGACAATGGGCAGAGCTGTAATGCTAATGATATCCATttggattttttcatttttctctttcctgattcCCTTTATTGAGGTAAATTTTTTCAGCCTTCAAAGTGGAAATACATGGGAAAACAAGACACTTTTGTGTGTCAGTACGAATGAATACTACACTGAACTGGGAATGTATTATCACCTGCTAGTACAGATCCCAATATTCTTTTTCACTGTCATAGTAATGTTAATCACATACACCAAAATACTTCAGGCTCTCAATATTCGAATAGGCACAAGATTCTCAACAGGgcagaagaagaaagcaagaaagaaaaagacgaTTTCTCTAACCACACAACATGAGACTACAGACATGTCACAAAGCAGTGGTGGGAGAAATGTAGTCTTTGGTGTTAGAACTTCAGTCTCTGTAATAATTGCCCTCCGGCGAGCTATGAAACGACATCGTGAACGACGAGAAAGGCAAAAGAGAGTCTTCAAAATGTCTTTATTGATTATTTCTACATTTCTTCTCTGCTGGACaccaatttctgttttaaataccACTATTTTATGTTTAGGCCCAAGTGACCTTTTAGTAAAATTAAGGTTGTGTTTTCTAGTCATGGGTTATGGAACAACTATATTTCATCCTCTATTATATGCATTTACTAgacaaaaatttcaaaaggtcttgaaaagtaaaatgaaaaagcgaGTTGTTTCCATAGTAGAAGCTGATCCCATGCCTAATAATGCTGTAATACACAATTCTTGGATAGatcctaaaagaaacaaaaaaattacctttgaagatagtgaaataagagaaaaatgtttagtACCTCAGGTTGTCACAGACTAG
- the LOC118900583 gene encoding LOW QUALITY PROTEIN: syntaxin-11-like (The sequence of the model RefSeq protein was modified relative to this genomic sequence to represent the inferred CDS: substituted 1 base at 1 genomic stop codon): protein MELQQGDKMDEEEKEKKTTSQPQSIMKDRLVELVEVTKRYEQQFPDKDDEFDSPPEDIMFKMHHILESLYRDIQDLQDENQQLTADVKRLGKQNTRFLMSVRRLSSVKRPINSIAKDIKAQGESIHCKLSAMKALSEDAESQHGVPSAVARIAHAQYSALTRPFQAAMHEYNQAEMKQRKNCKIRIQRQVEIMGKDVSGDQIEDMFEQGKWDVFSENLLADVKGARAALNEIXSRHREMLRLESRIRDLHDLFLQMAMLVEQQADTLDVIEFNVQKTLDCTGQAKVQVRNAMQYKKKNPCRTVCCFCCPCLN, encoded by the coding sequence ATGGAGCTGCAGCAAGGGGACAAAAtggatgaagaggaaaaagagaagaaaaccacGTCTCAACCCCAAAGCATAATGAAGGACCGGCTAGTAGAACTTGTGGAAGTAACCAAGCGGTATGAACAGCAGTTCCCAGACAAGGACGATGAATTTGACTCGCCCCCTGAAGATATCATGTTCAAGATGCACCACATCCTGGAATCCTTGTACCGAGACATCCAGGACCTTCAGGATGAAAACCAGCAGCTGACTGCCGACGTGAAGCGGCTGGGAAAGCAGAACACCCGCTTCCTCATGTCCGTGCGGCGCCTCAGCAGTGTCAAGCGCCCCATCAACTCTATTGCCAAGGACATCAAGGCGCAGGGCGAGAGCATCCACTGCAAGCTGAGCGCCATGAAGGCGCTGAGCGAGGACGCCGAGTCGCAGCACGGCGTGCCCTCGGCCGTGGCGCGCATCGCGCACGCACAGTACAGCGCTCTCACCCGCCCCTTCCAGGCCGCCATGCACGAGTACAACCAGGCCGAGATGAAGCAGCGCAAAAACTGCAAGATCCGCATCCAGCGCCAGGTGGAGATCATGGGCAAGGACGTGTCGGGCGACCAGATCGAGGACATGTTCGAACAAGGCAAGTGGGACGTGTTCTCAGAGAACCTGCTGGCTGACGTGAAGGGCGCGCGGGCGGCCCTCAACGAGATCTAGAGCCGCCACCGCGAGATGCTGCGGCTGGAGAGCCGCATCCGCGACCTACACGACCTCTTCCTGCAGATGGCCATGCTGGTGGAGCAGCAGGCGGACACCCTGGACGTCATCGAGTTCAACGTGCAGAAGACCCTCGACTGCACCGGCCAGGCCAAGGTGCAGGTGCGCAATGCCATGCAGTACAAGAAGAAGAATCCCTGCCGGACCgtctgctgcttctgctgccccTGCCTCAACTAG